The Anopheles merus strain MAF chromosome 2L, AmerM5.1, whole genome shotgun sequence genome has a segment encoding these proteins:
- the LOC121593167 gene encoding inositol monophosphatase 1 — MALNLDECYEHVLGLVETAGSLIASRNSQRKRVVEKSSNIDLLTETDQQVERMLMEGITAKYPDHKFIGEEETSEGKKAELTDAPTWIIDPVDGTMNFVHSFPHSCISIALLVGKVTEIAIIYNPIVGQKFTAQRGKGAFLNGTPIRVSGETAFERALATTEFGTSREEDKTRVVLENIGKLVRQIHGLRSLGSAALNMAMVALGGADFNYEFGIHAWDIAAGDLLVREAGGVCLDPAGGPLDLMSRRVLCASTQELADKVVQTLTQYYPEPRD, encoded by the exons ATGGCTCTCAACCTGGACGAATGTTACGAGCATGTTCTCGGGCTGGTGGAAACTGCTGGAAGT CTAATCGCTTCCCGCAACTCCCAGCGGAAGCGCGTGGTCGAAAAATCGAGCAATATCGATCTGCTGACCGAAACCGACCAACAAGTGGAGCGCATGCTGATGGAAGGAATTACGGCCAAATATCCGGACCACAA GTTTATCGGTGAGGAGGAAACAAGCGAAGGGAAGAAGGCCGAGCTGACCGACGCGCCTACCTGGATTATCGACCCGGTCGATGGTACGATGAACTTCGTGCACAGCTTCCCGCACTCCTGCATTTCGATCGCACTGCTCGTCGGCAAGGTGACGGAAATTGCCATCATCTACAACCCGATCGTGGGGCAGAAGTTTACCGCGCAGCGGGGCAAGGGCGCCTTTCTGAACGGCACCCCGATACGCGTGTCTGGTGAGACGGCGTTCGAGCGTGCCCTGGCGACGACCGAGTTCGGCACGTCCCGGGAGGAGGACAAGACGCGCGTCGTGCTCGAGAACATCGGCAAGCTGGTGCGACAGATTCATGG ACTACGCAGTCTTGGTTCTGCGGCGCTCAACATGGCAATGGTGGCGCTCGGCGGGGCAGACTTTAACTACGAGTTTGGCATTCACGCGTGGGACATTGCGGCCGGGGATTTGCTCGTGCGGGAAGCGGGCGGTGTCTGTCTGGATCCGGCCGGTGGTCCACTGGATCTGATGTCCCGGCGGGTACTGTGCGCTAGCACGCAGGAACTTGCCGATAAGGTGGTACAGACGCTGACACAGTACTATCCCGAGCCGAGAGATTAA